A genomic stretch from Thalassophryne amazonica chromosome 18, fThaAma1.1, whole genome shotgun sequence includes:
- the grnb gene encoding granulin b isoform X1, with translation MAHLLGILCLALLGLSTALVCPDGGMCEDNNTCCKKPEGGYGCCPLPNLRERVKAVICPDQESECPDDTTCCQLPDSTWGCCPLPKAVCCEDRRHCCPEGTQCDLKHSTCVSAAQEAFPMLKKLPSRRRTDDPGSSLDSVTCPGGKSSCPDSYTCCMLTSRDWGCCPYPEAVCCSDHLHCCPSGTKCDLIHSTCASPQGNTTVISEVSSTMIKLNRVGAVPCNDTVACADGETCCKSTSGEWACCPLPKAVCCKDHLHCCPHGTICNLAASTCDDPSGSTLMPWLSRVPTFTLATDDVKCDESKFCFGNSTCCKTNSGDWACCPLLQAVCCDDHVHCCPHGTVCNLDAETCDDPLGFLTALKWVPKVSTLPVEVPDVKCDEETLCPRGTTCCKLDSGLWACCPLPQAVCCNDHEHCCPKGYECNITEQTCGKPGGLSLPWVQKKPVLDRSPHQGAAGPSRTHNNMCDAHTSCPEGTTCCFMNNSLEWGCCPLQEAVCCSDGNHCCPSGHTCDPQRSSCSKGHLVIPWYTKQSALIEVGAVADIKCDEKGSCPSGTTCCKLTTGQWGCCPLVKAVCCEDREHCCPYGYTCNMQTGTCEKKNQDMLVHAVPMSRVLQSKFKDPQDDAHAPCDDTGEFHCPKQDTCCKISSTEWACCPSPRAICCTDSKHCCPVGYSCDLKAGGCSEQTNQTWDVLFGDRKRDLVPFGL, from the exons ATG GCACATCTGCTGGGAATCTTGTGTCTGGCTCTGCTGGGCCTGAGCACAGCACTGGTCTGTCCTGATGGAGGAATGTGTGAAGATAATAACACCTGCTGCAAGAAACCTGAGGGAGGATACGGATGCTGTCCCCTACCAAAT CTGAGGGAGAGAGTAAAGGCTGTCATTTGTCCAGACCAAGAGTCTGAGTGTCCAGATGACACCACTTGCTGCCAACTTCCTGACTCCACTTGGGGCTGCTGTCCCCTGCCAAAG GCTGTGTGTTGTGAGGATAGACGCCACTGTTGCCCTGAAGGAACACAGTGTGACCTTAAACACTCAACATGTGTTTCTGCGGCACAAGAGGCCTTTCCCATGCTGAAGAAACTACCTTCCAGAAGGAGAACAGACGATCCCG GTTCCAGCTTGGATTCGGTGACTTGTCCTGGTGGGAAAAGCAGCTGCCCAGATAGTTACACCTGTTGCATGTTAACCAGCAGAGACTGGGGCTGCTGTCCCTACCCAGAG GCGGTCTGTTGTTCAGATCACCTCCattgttgtccttctggcacCAAGTGCGACCTGATTCACAGTACGTGTGCGTCACCTCAGGGAAACACCACCGTGATCTCTGAGGTCTCATCTACGATGATAAAACTGAACAGAG TCGGTGCTGTTCCCTGCAATGACACTGTAGCCTGTGCTGATGGTGAAACCTGCTGTAAATCAACATCAGGAGAATGGGCCTGCTGCCCGCTACCTAAG GCTGTGTGCTGTAAGGACCACCTGCACTGCTGTCCCCACGGTACCATTTGTAATTTAGCAGCGTCCACGTGTGACGATCCCTCCGGCAGTACTCTGATGCCCTGGCTGAGCAGAGTGCCCACCTTTACCTTGGCGACTGATGATGTCAAGTGTGATGAATccaaattttgttttggaaattccacctgctgtaagACGAACAGTGGCGACTGGGCCTGCTGCCCTCTGCTTCAG GCTGTTTGCTGTGATGACCATGTCCACTGCTGCCCTCACGGCACAGTGTGCAATCTGGATGCTGAGACCTGTGATGACCCACTGGGTTTCCTTACTGCCCTCAAATGGGTACCAAAGGTCTCCACTCTGCCTGTGGAAGTACCGGATGTGAAATGTGACGAGGAAACCTTGTGTCCAAGAGGCACCACCTGCTGTAAGCTGGACTCTGGACTGTGGGCTTGCTGTCCCTTACCTCAG GCTGTGTGCTGTAATGATCACGAGCACTGCTGCCCTAAAGGCTACGAGTGCAACATCACTGAGCAGACGTGTGGTAAGCCAGGAGGCCTCAGCCTCCCGTGGGTCCAGAAGAAACCAGTGCTGGACAGATCACCGCACCAGGGTGCCGCTGGTCCATCTCGAACCCACAACAACATGTGTGATGCCCACACCAGCTGCCCAGAGGGCACTACATGCTGCTTTATGAATAACAGCCTCGAGTGGGGCTGCTGCCCCCTGCAAGAG GCCGTCTGCTGTAGTGACGGAAACCACTGCTGTCCCAGTGGTCACACGTGTGATCCCCAGCGATCCTCTTGCTCAAAAGGCCACCTTGTTATACCTTGGTACACCAAACAGAGCGCCCTAATTGAGGTGGGCGCTGTGGCAGACATTAAATGTGATGAAAAGGGCAGCTGTCCATCAGGAACAACGTGCTGTAAACTGACAACAGGACAGTGGGGCTGCTGCCCTCTGGTCAAG GCGGTGTGCTGTGAGGACCGTGAGCACTGCTGCCCCTACGGCTACACCTGCAACATGCAGACTGGAACATGTGAGAAGAAGAACCAGGACATGTTGGTGCACGCTGTCCCCATGAGCAGAGTGCTTCAGTCCAAGTTTAAAGATCCTCAGGACGATGCACATGCACCATGTGATGACACGGGGGAGTTTCACTGCCCCAAGCAAGACACATGCTGCAAGATCTCCTCCACAGAATGGGCCTGCTGCCCCTCACCCAGG GCTATATGCTGTACTGACTCGAAGCACTGCTGTCCGGTAGGATACTCATGTGATCTAAAAGCTGGAGGTTGTTctgaacaaacaaaccaaacctgGGATGTTTTGTTTGGGGACAGAAAAAGAGACCTTGTACCTTTTGGACTTTAA
- the grnb gene encoding granulin b isoform X2: MCEDNNTCCKKPEGGYGCCPLPNLRERVKAVICPDQESECPDDTTCCQLPDSTWGCCPLPKAVCCEDRRHCCPEGTQCDLKHSTCVSAAQEAFPMLKKLPSRRRTDDPGSSLDSVTCPGGKSSCPDSYTCCMLTSRDWGCCPYPEAVCCSDHLHCCPSGTKCDLIHSTCASPQGNTTVISEVSSTMIKLNRVGAVPCNDTVACADGETCCKSTSGEWACCPLPKAVCCKDHLHCCPHGTICNLAASTCDDPSGSTLMPWLSRVPTFTLATDDVKCDESKFCFGNSTCCKTNSGDWACCPLLQAVCCDDHVHCCPHGTVCNLDAETCDDPLGFLTALKWVPKVSTLPVEVPDVKCDEETLCPRGTTCCKLDSGLWACCPLPQAVCCNDHEHCCPKGYECNITEQTCGKPGGLSLPWVQKKPVLDRSPHQGAAGPSRTHNNMCDAHTSCPEGTTCCFMNNSLEWGCCPLQEAVCCSDGNHCCPSGHTCDPQRSSCSKGHLVIPWYTKQSALIEVGAVADIKCDEKGSCPSGTTCCKLTTGQWGCCPLVKAVCCEDREHCCPYGYTCNMQTGTCEKKNQDMLVHAVPMSRVLQSKFKDPQDDAHAPCDDTGEFHCPKQDTCCKISSTEWACCPSPRAICCTDSKHCCPVGYSCDLKAGGCSEQTNQTWDVLFGDRKRDLVPFGL, from the exons ATGTGTGAAGATAATAACACCTGCTGCAAGAAACCTGAGGGAGGATACGGATGCTGTCCCCTACCAAAT CTGAGGGAGAGAGTAAAGGCTGTCATTTGTCCAGACCAAGAGTCTGAGTGTCCAGATGACACCACTTGCTGCCAACTTCCTGACTCCACTTGGGGCTGCTGTCCCCTGCCAAAG GCTGTGTGTTGTGAGGATAGACGCCACTGTTGCCCTGAAGGAACACAGTGTGACCTTAAACACTCAACATGTGTTTCTGCGGCACAAGAGGCCTTTCCCATGCTGAAGAAACTACCTTCCAGAAGGAGAACAGACGATCCCG GTTCCAGCTTGGATTCGGTGACTTGTCCTGGTGGGAAAAGCAGCTGCCCAGATAGTTACACCTGTTGCATGTTAACCAGCAGAGACTGGGGCTGCTGTCCCTACCCAGAG GCGGTCTGTTGTTCAGATCACCTCCattgttgtccttctggcacCAAGTGCGACCTGATTCACAGTACGTGTGCGTCACCTCAGGGAAACACCACCGTGATCTCTGAGGTCTCATCTACGATGATAAAACTGAACAGAG TCGGTGCTGTTCCCTGCAATGACACTGTAGCCTGTGCTGATGGTGAAACCTGCTGTAAATCAACATCAGGAGAATGGGCCTGCTGCCCGCTACCTAAG GCTGTGTGCTGTAAGGACCACCTGCACTGCTGTCCCCACGGTACCATTTGTAATTTAGCAGCGTCCACGTGTGACGATCCCTCCGGCAGTACTCTGATGCCCTGGCTGAGCAGAGTGCCCACCTTTACCTTGGCGACTGATGATGTCAAGTGTGATGAATccaaattttgttttggaaattccacctgctgtaagACGAACAGTGGCGACTGGGCCTGCTGCCCTCTGCTTCAG GCTGTTTGCTGTGATGACCATGTCCACTGCTGCCCTCACGGCACAGTGTGCAATCTGGATGCTGAGACCTGTGATGACCCACTGGGTTTCCTTACTGCCCTCAAATGGGTACCAAAGGTCTCCACTCTGCCTGTGGAAGTACCGGATGTGAAATGTGACGAGGAAACCTTGTGTCCAAGAGGCACCACCTGCTGTAAGCTGGACTCTGGACTGTGGGCTTGCTGTCCCTTACCTCAG GCTGTGTGCTGTAATGATCACGAGCACTGCTGCCCTAAAGGCTACGAGTGCAACATCACTGAGCAGACGTGTGGTAAGCCAGGAGGCCTCAGCCTCCCGTGGGTCCAGAAGAAACCAGTGCTGGACAGATCACCGCACCAGGGTGCCGCTGGTCCATCTCGAACCCACAACAACATGTGTGATGCCCACACCAGCTGCCCAGAGGGCACTACATGCTGCTTTATGAATAACAGCCTCGAGTGGGGCTGCTGCCCCCTGCAAGAG GCCGTCTGCTGTAGTGACGGAAACCACTGCTGTCCCAGTGGTCACACGTGTGATCCCCAGCGATCCTCTTGCTCAAAAGGCCACCTTGTTATACCTTGGTACACCAAACAGAGCGCCCTAATTGAGGTGGGCGCTGTGGCAGACATTAAATGTGATGAAAAGGGCAGCTGTCCATCAGGAACAACGTGCTGTAAACTGACAACAGGACAGTGGGGCTGCTGCCCTCTGGTCAAG GCGGTGTGCTGTGAGGACCGTGAGCACTGCTGCCCCTACGGCTACACCTGCAACATGCAGACTGGAACATGTGAGAAGAAGAACCAGGACATGTTGGTGCACGCTGTCCCCATGAGCAGAGTGCTTCAGTCCAAGTTTAAAGATCCTCAGGACGATGCACATGCACCATGTGATGACACGGGGGAGTTTCACTGCCCCAAGCAAGACACATGCTGCAAGATCTCCTCCACAGAATGGGCCTGCTGCCCCTCACCCAGG GCTATATGCTGTACTGACTCGAAGCACTGCTGTCCGGTAGGATACTCATGTGATCTAAAAGCTGGAGGTTGTTctgaacaaacaaaccaaacctgGGATGTTTTGTTTGGGGACAGAAAAAGAGACCTTGTACCTTTTGGACTTTAA